In Thalassococcus sp. S3, the sequence TTTCCTTCTTGCACACAAGGCAATGATCCGCGTCAGCGATTGCGTTCAAACCTCCGCAACTGCCCTTGATCCGCTTGTTCATGAAGATCACGCCCACTGACATGCCAAGGGTGATCAGAAGAAGGAAGACAAAGGCCAGTACGAAGGTTTCCATATGCGTTACCTCGACAGGTGCGGTTTAGGTGGTGAGCGCCTCAAACCTTTGGCTGGCGTAGGTCCTG encodes:
- the nqrM gene encoding (Na+)-NQR maturation NqrM, which translates into the protein METFVLAFVFLLLITLGMSVGVIFMNKRIKGSCGGLNAIADADHCLVCKKEIDPNSPLKERLQCPRARKMMERAGQGDAA